The Corticium candelabrum chromosome 17, ooCorCand1.1, whole genome shotgun sequence genome has a segment encoding these proteins:
- the LOC134192853 gene encoding putative ammonium transporter 1, translating into MQTGFAFLQAGSVRSKNMTSILYANIMNATVGCLAYWACGYAFAFGNGNGFIGNENFFLSNTDLRDRELVRWFLEYACAITVATIVNGAMAERMNVKCYLIFSFYCTGWMQPLVAHWTWYERGWLHDGVVVVSHTNTTVRYEDYAGSSVIHVVGGVASLVGAALIGSRHGYFDESGNRIKILESTTSMTVLGGFIIAFSFFALNLAAHGRLAETDDAAVYGLIVVNCMLAVASGSITTMAYERHRETKEFRQWRIAKAIHGCLVGLVAISAGSSSVYPYEAFCIGGVAGVVYVHATEGIKKWGVDDPVNAIAIHLGGGLWGVLAVSFLDQNHGLLYKGNRASLVLIAWNVGGVLLIILWTLVWSSFLFGILTCLDILRISPDTESKGLDRLVHGEKSYPGVQGKPLTCQVESSVTAHLILNLSGPNHHRTDDAKAVPLAAPLSEERMRRKIKMAIQVSRQDSHDDELVENEVKFTEAVAFDGMEESAV; encoded by the exons ATGCAGACCGGGTTTGCGTTCTTACAAGCTGGTTCCGTTCGTTCCAAAAACATGACAAGTATTCTCTACGCAAACATCATGAATGCCACCGTTGGCTGCCTGGCCTACTGGGCGTGCGGTTACGCGTTTGCTTTCGGTAATGGAAACGGATTCATAGGAAATGAGAACTTCTTTTTGTCAAATACGGACTTGCGTGATCGAGAACTGGTGCGCTGGTTTCTAGAGTATGCCTGCGCAATCACAGTAGCAACAATAGTCAACGGTGCCATGGCGGAAAGGATGAACGTGAAATGCTACCTCATATTTTCATTCTACTGTACAG gATGGATGCAGCCTCTAGTGGCTCACTGGACTTGGTACGAAAGAGGGTGGTTGCACGACGGAGTGGTCGTCGTATCTCACACTAACACCACAGTTCGTTACGAG GACTATGCCGGAAGTAGTGTAATACACGTGGTAGGCGGAGTAGCCTCTTTGGTAGGAGCCGCTCTGATTGGTTCACGTCACGGTTACTTTGACGAGAGCGGGAATAGAATCAAAATATTAGAGAGCACGACAAGC ATGACGGTGTTAGGAGGATTTATCATCGCATTTTCCTTTTTTGCGCTTAATCTTGCTGCGCACGGACGTCTTGCTGAAACGGACGATGCTGCTGTGTACGGACTCATTGTTGTGAATTGCATGCTGGCAGTAGCCAGTGGCAGCATCACAACAATGGCGTACGAACGACACAGAGAGACTAAAGAGTTTAGGCAGTGGAGGATTGCTAAAGCAATACACGGCTGTTTGGTTGGATTG GTGGCTATTAGCGCTGGCTCAAGTTCGGTTTACCCATATGAAGCTTTTTGTATTGGAGGAGTGGCTGGTGTGGTGTATGTTCACGCAACAGAAGGAATAAAGAAATGGGGAGTGGACGATCCCGTGAACGCTATTGCAA TTCATTTAGGAGGCGGACTTTGGGGAGTCCTTGCTGTTTCGTTTCTTGATCAAAACCATGGACTACTTTACAAAGGTAACCGTGCATCCCTGGTGCTAATTGCTTGGAACGTCGGTGGAGTTCTTCTCATAATTTTGTGGACTCTGGTTTGGAGTTCTTTTCTATTTGGCATTCTGACATGTTTGGACATTCTTCGTATATCACCCGATACCGAAAGTAAAG GTCTCGATCGGCTGGTTCACGGAGAGAAATCTTATCCAGGCGTACAAGGCAAACCTTTGACATGTCAGGTTGAGTCTTCAGTCACCGCCCATCTTATACTTAATCTAAGCGGGCCAAATCATCATCGCACAGATGACGCCAAGGCGGTGCCTTTAGCTGCGCCGCTGTCTGAAGagagaatgagaagaaaaataaaaatggcTATTCAAGTGTCTAGACAAGACTCGCACGACGATgaattggttgaaaatgaggTAAAATTTACTGAGGCTGTTGCTTTTGATGGCATGGAGGAATCCGCTGTCTAG
- the LOC134192855 gene encoding jerky protein homolog-like, whose product MDMNNLPVHYYAQNKSWMDCRLFTEWFHERFVPSVRKFCLDKGIEEKALLLVDNAPSHPSSATLHSEDGRVKTLFLPPNTTSVIQPMDQGVLDLCKKRYKRKLLSHIIMENESPHLSVPEILQKVTLKDVVYWISAAWNKASNDSLRKAWKHLLPESDTPKTSEDSTSSNEVCSDMVDMAAPLGPDVQEAFAEWFDSDSSDAGHQIMEDDEIVADALAQGNSDDESEEVEAMEDCRSVTPHEAFNALETSLLWLESQNTDPAHLLLVKKCRDTAARMRQESLRQTSITSFLYRTE is encoded by the coding sequence ATGGATATGAACAACCTTCCTGTCCATTATTATGCTCAGAATAAGTCATGGATGGACTGCAGGCTGTTTACTGAGTGGTTCCATGAACGGTTTGTACCATCTGTCAGGAAGTTCTGCCTTGACAAAGGGATTGAGGAGAAGGCACTTCTGTTGGTGGACAATGCACCATCTCATCCATCTTCAGCAACACTTCATTCTGAGGATGGCAGGGTGAAAACACTATTTTTGCCACCCAATACAACGTCTGTGATCCAACCAATGGATCAAGGTGTTCTAGACCTATGTAAGAAACGGTACAAACGTAAGTTGCTATCACACATCATCATGGAAAATGAGTCTCCTCATTTGTCTGTGCCTGAGATCCTCCAGAAAGTCACCTTAAAGGATGTTGTCTACTGGATCTCGGCTGCTTGGAATAAAGCATCAAATGACAGTTTGCGCAAGGCATGGAAGCATTTGCTGCCTGAGTCTGACACACCTAAAACATCTGAAGATTCTACTTCAAGCAATGAGGTATGCAGTGACATGGTGGACATGGCTGCCCCTTTGGGACCTGATGTTCAAGAAGCTTTTGCCGAATGGTTTGATTCAGATTCGAGTGATGCAGGCCACCAGATCATGGAAGACGATGAGATTGTGGCAGATGCACTAGCACAGGGCAACAGTGACGATGAGAGTGAAGAGGTGGAGGCCATGGAAGACTGTCGTTCAGTCACACCTCATGAAGCTTTCAATGCCCTGGAGACCTCACTGCTGTGGCTTGAATCTCAAAACACTGATCCAGCTCATCTCCTTCTTGTGAAGAAATGTCGTGACACTGCGGCTCGGATGAGACAGGAATCACTGAGGCAAACATCCATTACTTCTTTTTTGTACAGAACTGAATGA